From Scytonema millei VB511283, the proteins below share one genomic window:
- a CDS encoding YifB family Mg chelatase-like AAA ATPase, with the protein MLARVWSASIVGIDAVKVGVEIDVSAGLPGIVVVGLPDLAVQESKERVKAALKNAGYAFPLKRIVINLAPADIRKEGPSFDLPMSVGILAASEQVNPQMLGDFLFLGEVSLDGSLRAVAGVLPVAAAAQKMGITGLVVPADNAQEAALVQGISVYGFQSLSEVAAFLNQPEKYQPVQFDGKREIVRNVHFGADLKDVKGQAHARRALEIAAAGGHNLIFVGPPGSGKTMLARRLPAILPPLSFHEALEVTQIHSVAGLLKNKGSLVAERPFRSPHHSASGPSLVGGGTFPRPGEISLAHHGVLFLDELTEFKRDVLEFLRQPLEDGHVTVSRTRQSVMFPAQFTLVASTNPCPCGYFGDSIQACTCSPRQREQYWAKLSGPLMDRIDLQVAVNRLKPEEITQQPTGEDSESVRQRVQAARDRTRDRFESELSVSCNAAMQSRHLRKWCQLDDASKSLLEGAIRKLGLSARASDRILKVARTIADLGAEKNLQSHHVAEAIQYRTIDRMQ; encoded by the coding sequence ATGCTGGCACGGGTTTGGAGTGCATCAATTGTTGGCATCGATGCCGTCAAAGTAGGAGTCGAAATCGATGTCTCGGCGGGGCTACCGGGAATTGTCGTGGTAGGATTACCGGATCTGGCGGTTCAGGAGTCGAAAGAACGGGTGAAAGCAGCGCTCAAAAACGCTGGGTATGCCTTCCCGCTGAAAAGGATCGTGATTAACTTAGCGCCAGCAGATATTAGGAAGGAAGGACCCAGCTTCGATTTACCAATGAGCGTGGGCATTTTGGCGGCTTCAGAGCAGGTCAACCCGCAAATGCTAGGAGATTTCTTATTTCTGGGTGAAGTCTCGCTAGACGGGAGTTTGCGGGCTGTGGCTGGTGTTTTACCTGTGGCGGCGGCGGCGCAAAAAATGGGGATTACTGGGTTAGTCGTACCCGCAGATAATGCCCAGGAAGCAGCTTTAGTACAAGGGATATCAGTGTATGGTTTTCAATCTCTATCGGAAGTCGCAGCATTTCTCAATCAGCCAGAAAAATATCAGCCCGTGCAGTTTGATGGTAAACGGGAAATTGTCAGAAATGTTCATTTTGGGGCAGATTTGAAGGATGTTAAAGGACAAGCTCACGCTCGTAGAGCCTTAGAAATTGCCGCAGCTGGTGGACACAACTTAATTTTTGTGGGTCCACCAGGAAGTGGAAAGACGATGTTGGCTCGTCGTCTACCGGCAATTTTGCCACCGCTCAGTTTTCATGAGGCGTTGGAAGTTACCCAAATTCATTCCGTAGCGGGGTTGTTAAAAAATAAAGGTTCGCTAGTTGCAGAACGTCCCTTCCGCAGTCCCCACCATTCCGCCTCTGGTCCTTCTTTAGTTGGTGGCGGGACTTTTCCTCGTCCTGGGGAAATTTCCTTAGCTCACCACGGAGTTCTCTTCTTGGATGAATTAACGGAATTCAAGCGGGATGTATTGGAATTTCTGCGCCAACCCTTAGAAGACGGTCACGTCACTGTATCTCGCACCCGCCAATCGGTGATGTTTCCCGCTCAGTTTACTTTAGTCGCGAGTACGAATCCTTGTCCTTGCGGTTATTTTGGCGATTCAATTCAAGCGTGTACCTGTTCCCCGCGGCAAAGAGAGCAATACTGGGCAAAGCTTTCGGGTCCCTTGATGGATCGAATTGACTTACAAGTGGCGGTGAATCGGCTGAAACCAGAGGAAATTACCCAGCAACCCACAGGGGAAGATTCAGAAAGCGTCAGGCAAAGAGTTCAAGCAGCACGCGATCGCACCCGCGATCGGTTTGAGTCAGAATTATCAGTCAGCTGTAATGCAGCAATGCAAAGTCGCCATTTGCGGAAGTGGTGTCAGTTAGATGATGCTTCTAAAAGTTTATTAGAAGGGGCAATTCGGAAATTAGGTTTATCGGCTAGAGCCAGCGATCGCATTCTCAAGGTAGCGCGGACAATTGCCGACTTAGGGGCAGAAAAAAACCTGCAAAGCCATCATGTTGCCGAAGCAATTCAGTACAGAACTATAGATCGGATGCAGTAA
- a CDS encoding DUF1499 domain-containing protein: MALTGEPQLLAGTRPDNLGVRAGELAPCPSTPNCVSSQSQDPVHKIAPLTYSSSTKKAMTDLKTVLQSFRRTKAIAQTENYLYTEFTIPVVGFVDDVEFFLDDNAKVIHVRSASRLGESDLGVNRGRIETMRAKFNQINRSESV; encoded by the coding sequence AACCGCAGTTACTTGCTGGGACTCGTCCCGACAATTTAGGCGTTCGTGCAGGTGAGCTTGCACCTTGTCCCAGTACTCCTAATTGTGTTAGCAGTCAGAGTCAAGATCCCGTACATAAAATTGCGCCTCTTACCTATAGTTCCTCTACTAAAAAGGCTATGACTGACCTCAAAACTGTACTTCAGTCATTTAGAAGAACAAAAGCGATCGCTCAAACGGAAAATTATCTCTATACTGAATTTACCATTCCCGTTGTTGGGTTTGTAGACGATGTAGAATTTTTCTTGGATGACAATGCTAAAGTCATCCACGTTCGCTCTGCTTCTCGTTTAGGAGAGTCAGATTTAGGGGTAAATCGTGGCAGAATAGAAACTATGAGAGCAAAGTTTAACCAAATTAATCGCTCTGAATCTGTATAG
- a CDS encoding DUF1565 domain-containing protein — MKSFRSDRHPYLSIQRMAQKTCIHGLFLSATRISLTVFFWLCFSHVGVAIPTLQLTQALTSESQTAKKVIFVNPTAGENGNGSEISPFKTIAQALQQAESNVIIKLAAGTYSRESGETFPLRLKPGVTLQGDSSSQGSNIVIKGGGTYMSPTFARQDVAILGADEAVLTGITVTNPNPRGYGLWIESCSPAIADNTFTGSSHDGISVTGDSTPIIRNNRFTQNGANGMTIYGISKPEIRANVFERTGYGINVAQRAAPLIIENQIMNNRAGVVSQAFTKPVLRNNIIEGNKEDGVVAIANSQPDLGTSTEPGNNQFRQNGRYDINSSAAKRVTISAVGNQVTADRSIGDIDFAGTSSVASNSGVGSGQAEEQRSRGAEENNNQLPITKPQIPNSEFRIPNSQPALQVVEIPVPLPESESAPVQKKPAQKPKKPSASKPSKPAPQNQSPKVATSTTKPQPEVAKAPATKPKSEATKAPATNEKQSLAANPQTEVEIPVSRSQPPAKGDTITQGLPTLKPAAVNPNELLPVPDGDIPSSSDRPARIAAVSSQPNSSQVGSLRYRVLVEAENAPTQEKVRSLVPGSFRVSAKGKTIMQAGAFSDRSKADEVAQLLTSNGLKAKVEQMN, encoded by the coding sequence ATGAAAAGTTTCCGTAGCGATCGCCATCCCTATTTATCCATCCAGAGGATGGCGCAGAAAACTTGCATTCACGGTTTATTCTTAAGTGCCACTAGAATTAGTCTAACTGTATTTTTCTGGCTGTGTTTCAGTCATGTAGGTGTTGCCATACCAACATTGCAATTGACGCAAGCTCTCACTAGCGAATCTCAAACGGCGAAGAAAGTTATATTTGTCAATCCTACAGCTGGTGAGAATGGCAATGGCAGTGAAATCAGTCCTTTTAAAACGATCGCTCAAGCCCTTCAACAAGCTGAATCCAATGTCATCATTAAACTAGCGGCGGGAACTTATAGCAGAGAATCTGGTGAGACATTTCCGCTCAGACTGAAACCAGGAGTTACTCTTCAAGGCGACTCTAGCAGCCAAGGTAGCAATATTGTTATCAAAGGTGGGGGAACGTACATGAGTCCTACCTTTGCCCGTCAAGATGTAGCAATTTTAGGAGCGGATGAAGCTGTATTGACGGGAATCACAGTCACGAATCCCAATCCACGCGGTTATGGATTGTGGATCGAGTCATGCAGTCCGGCGATCGCGGATAATACTTTTACTGGTAGCAGCCACGATGGGATTTCCGTCACGGGTGATAGTACGCCCATCATCCGCAACAACCGCTTTACTCAAAATGGCGCGAATGGAATGACAATTTACGGAATTTCCAAACCAGAGATTCGCGCTAATGTCTTTGAGCGAACGGGTTATGGCATTAATGTCGCTCAACGAGCCGCACCGTTAATTATAGAGAATCAAATTATGAACAATCGGGCTGGTGTTGTGTCTCAAGCTTTCACAAAACCAGTTTTACGCAATAACATTATCGAGGGTAATAAAGAAGATGGTGTCGTGGCGATCGCCAACAGTCAGCCCGATTTAGGCACGTCAACCGAACCAGGTAACAATCAATTTCGCCAAAATGGGCGTTATGACATCAATAGTAGTGCCGCCAAGCGAGTCACAATCTCTGCGGTAGGCAATCAAGTTACCGCAGATCGTTCCATTGGTGATATTGATTTTGCAGGAACGAGTAGTGTTGCCTCAAATTCGGGAGTCGGGAGCGGACAAGCAGAGGAGCAGAGGAGCAGAGGAGCAGAGGAGAATAACAACCAATTACCAATTACTAAACCACAAATTCCGAATTCCGAATTCCGAATTCCGAATTCTCAACCAGCGTTACAAGTTGTAGAAATTCCCGTACCGCTACCAGAGTCGGAGTCAGCACCAGTTCAAAAGAAGCCCGCTCAAAAGCCAAAGAAGCCTTCAGCATCTAAGCCTAGCAAACCTGCACCACAAAACCAATCTCCAAAAGTCGCGACATCAACGACAAAACCTCAGCCCGAAGTAGCAAAAGCTCCTGCAACTAAACCCAAGTCTGAAGCAACAAAAGCCCCTGCTACAAATGAGAAGCAATCGCTTGCTGCCAACCCTCAAACTGAAGTGGAAATTCCTGTCAGCCGATCGCAGCCACCAGCAAAAGGCGATACGATAACTCAAGGCTTACCAACTTTAAAACCAGCTGCTGTCAATCCTAACGAATTGTTACCCGTTCCCGATGGTGATATACCTTCTAGTAGCGATCGCCCCGCCCGAATTGCTGCGGTATCGTCGCAGCCTAACTCTTCTCAAGTGGGAAGTTTGCGCTATCGAGTCTTGGTAGAAGCAGAAAACGCACCTACACAAGAAAAAGTGCGATCGCTCGTTCCTGGTTCGTTTCGGGTTTCTGCTAAGGGTAAAACAATTATGCAAGCGGGAGCATTTAGCGATCGCTCTAAGGCTGATGAAGTCGCGCAGTTACTTACTAGCAACGGGTTAAAGGCTAAAGTCGAACAGATGAATTAG
- the recJ gene encoding single-stranded-DNA-specific exonuclease RecJ, translated as MLAQPPLRLPRRPRRLPNQRWQIHPAQPDLVDRLTTANQLSPIVNQLLVNRGIETPEQAEIFINPETLDLPSPLEAFPDLAIAIELLEQAIAAQAKIAICGDYDADGMTSTALLLRSLRWLGAQVDYAIPSRMQEGYGINKRIVEEFHSEGVRLILTVDNGIAAIEPIARARELGLNVIVTDHHDIPPTLPPANAILNPKLIPESSPYWGLAGVGVAYVLAICLAQKTGQLKGLVKPLLELFTLGTIADLAPLIGVNRRWLKRGLRLLPQSQLEGIQALIQVSGVNDKNKSLKPDDIGFRLGPRINAIGRIGDPQIVIDLLTTDDAGIALERAMQCEQINARRQQLCEEIEREAIAYVESSHAMSLQEDRILLVVQPNWHHGVIGIVASRLVERYGVPVFIGTYEDEHHIRGSARSIPEFNIFDALEFCRDLLGKFGGHKAAGGFSLSSENLEALRSRLIQFANSCLQPEHLKPLLNIDTQVNLDRLNLQLYQQLDILHPCGIDNPEPVFWTANVKVIDQQIVGKGHIKLTVAQEQDLSVGTHSRPPLQQMKAIAWRWREYFPLPPRIDIAYRLRENTWNGNTNIELELIGVRLPHQPQILFPLRRTSTTIPFEYKQRHYTCGVFSTDNSVELRIKNTEGRVLAIESGNLTGLLGNSRKDATQVDLFQPHYYNLVQAAIQALEMVKA; from the coding sequence GTGCTAGCCCAACCGCCATTACGATTACCTCGCCGTCCGCGTCGCTTGCCAAATCAGCGCTGGCAAATCCATCCAGCACAGCCGGATTTGGTCGATCGATTGACGACAGCAAACCAGCTGTCACCCATAGTCAACCAGCTTCTAGTCAATCGCGGGATCGAGACACCAGAGCAGGCAGAAATATTTATCAATCCAGAAACCTTAGATTTGCCCTCACCCCTAGAGGCATTTCCCGACCTGGCGATCGCCATAGAGTTATTAGAACAGGCGATCGCTGCTCAAGCGAAAATTGCCATTTGCGGCGACTACGATGCTGATGGGATGACAAGTACAGCCTTGTTGCTCCGCAGCCTGCGCTGGTTGGGAGCGCAAGTCGATTACGCCATTCCCAGCCGAATGCAGGAAGGCTATGGGATTAACAAGCGGATTGTCGAAGAATTCCACAGTGAAGGCGTGCGGCTAATTTTAACCGTAGATAATGGCATTGCCGCGATCGAACCAATCGCTAGAGCAAGAGAACTCGGTTTAAACGTCATCGTCACCGACCATCACGATATTCCTCCCACTCTACCCCCAGCAAACGCGATCCTCAATCCCAAACTCATTCCCGAATCTTCACCTTATTGGGGTTTAGCTGGGGTTGGCGTTGCTTACGTCCTGGCTATCTGTCTGGCTCAGAAAACAGGACAACTTAAGGGTTTGGTCAAGCCTTTATTAGAACTCTTTACACTAGGAACGATCGCCGATCTCGCACCTTTAATTGGTGTCAATCGGCGGTGGCTGAAACGCGGATTGCGACTGCTTCCCCAATCTCAGCTTGAGGGAATTCAAGCCTTGATTCAAGTTAGTGGGGTAAACGACAAAAATAAGTCGCTCAAACCAGATGATATTGGTTTTCGCCTCGGTCCCCGCATCAACGCGATCGGGCGAATTGGCGATCCGCAAATTGTTATCGATCTACTGACAACTGATGATGCTGGAATTGCCTTAGAACGGGCAATGCAATGCGAACAAATTAACGCCCGTCGCCAGCAACTTTGCGAAGAAATCGAACGGGAAGCGATCGCCTATGTCGAATCATCGCACGCCATGTCTCTACAAGAGGATCGGATTTTACTTGTGGTGCAACCGAATTGGCATCACGGCGTAATCGGGATCGTCGCCTCTCGCCTGGTAGAACGCTACGGCGTACCCGTATTTATTGGCACGTATGAAGATGAACATCACATTCGCGGTTCGGCACGTAGTATTCCTGAATTTAATATTTTTGATGCCTTAGAATTCTGTCGAGATTTATTAGGTAAGTTTGGCGGACATAAAGCAGCTGGAGGCTTTTCCCTCTCCTCTGAAAATTTAGAGGCATTGCGATCGCGTTTGATTCAATTTGCTAATTCTTGTTTGCAACCGGAACACTTAAAGCCACTGCTAAATATTGATACCCAAGTCAATTTAGATCGGCTCAACTTACAACTTTATCAACAGCTAGATATCTTACATCCTTGTGGAATTGACAATCCAGAACCCGTCTTTTGGACGGCAAATGTGAAAGTCATCGACCAGCAAATTGTTGGTAAAGGTCATATTAAATTGACTGTCGCTCAAGAACAAGATTTATCTGTAGGGACGCACAGCCGTCCGCCCCTGCAACAAATGAAGGCGATCGCATGGCGTTGGCGCGAATATTTTCCTTTGCCACCACGGATAGATATTGCCTATCGCTTGCGAGAAAATACTTGGAATGGTAATACTAATATTGAGTTAGAATTAATTGGCGTGCGCCTACCTCATCAGCCGCAAATATTATTTCCCCTCAGACGAACTTCCACTACAATTCCCTTTGAATACAAACAGCGGCATTATACTTGCGGTGTTTTCTCTACAGATAACTCAGTAGAATTGAGAATCAAAAATACTGAAGGAAGGGTTTTAGCTATTGAGTCGGGTAACCTTACGGGTTTGTTGGGTAATAGCCGTAAAGATGCTACCCAGGTCGATCTGTTTCAACCTCATTATTACAACCTCGTTCAAGCGGCAATTCAAGCTTTAGAGATGGTTAAAGCCTAA
- a CDS encoding histidine triad nucleotide-binding protein — protein MSEITDTIFGKIIRKEIPANIVYEDELAIAFTDINPQAPVHILVIPKKPIAKLSDAESHDHALMGHLLLTVKRVAQQVGLNNGYRVVINTGADGGQTVDHMHLHILGGRQMSWPPG, from the coding sequence ATGAGTGAAATCACAGATACTATTTTTGGCAAAATCATTCGTAAAGAAATTCCCGCCAATATCGTTTATGAAGACGAACTGGCGATCGCATTTACAGATATTAATCCCCAAGCCCCCGTTCACATCCTCGTGATTCCTAAAAAACCCATAGCCAAGCTGTCGGATGCCGAATCTCACGACCACGCCCTCATGGGTCATTTGTTACTAACTGTTAAGCGAGTCGCCCAGCAAGTAGGACTGAATAACGGCTATCGCGTCGTGATTAATACTGGTGCAGACGGCGGACAAACTGTGGATCACATGCACCTTCACATTCTCGGCGGGCGACAAATGAGTTGGCCTCCTGGTTGA